A part of Setaria viridis chromosome 8, Setaria_viridis_v4.0, whole genome shotgun sequence genomic DNA contains:
- the LOC117866812 gene encoding protein LURP-one-related 8 gives MAKVHPNGAVALEPTISSGAAAEEQPPAVLTVWRKSLLFNCDGFTVFDAKGDLAFRVDCYGSSRRRAEVVLMDVAGKPLLTVRRKRLSLLGEHWVIYDGDAAEHKSSKPLLSVRRHVSLRASSKTLAHVTPVASSTSAFVVEGSYGRRACAVRDSRGDAVAEVRRKESVGDDVFRLVANPRLGAPLAVGLVIALDEMFASGRGSPRSLLRRTWSA, from the coding sequence ATGGCCAAGGTGCACCCCAACGGCGCCGTCGCGCTAGAGCCAACAATAAGCAGCGGAGCGGCAGCCGAGGAACAACCGCCGGCGGTGCTGACGGTGTGGCGCAAGTCGCTGCTCTTCAACTGCGACGGCTTCACCGTCTTCGACGCCAAGGGCGACCTCGCCTTCCGCGTCGACTGCTATggctccagccgccgccgcgccgaggtCGTCCTCATGGACGTCGCGGGGAAGCCGCTCCTCACCGTCCGCCGCAAGAGGCTCAGCCTCCTCGGGGAGCACTGGGTCATCtacgacggcgacgccgcggaACACAAATCATCCAAGCCGCTCCTCTCCGTCCGGCGCCACGTCAGCCTCCGCGCCTCCAGCAAGACGCTGGCGCACGTCACGCCCGTGGCCTCCAGCACCTCGGCGTTCGTGGTGGAGGGCTCCTACGGGCGGCGTGCCTGCGCCGTGCGCGACTCGCGCGGGGACGCGGTGGCGGAGGTCCGCCGGAAGGAGTCGGTGGGCGACGACGTGTTCCGGCTGGTGGCGAACCCGCGCCTGGGCGCGCCGCTGGCCGTGGGGCTCGTCATCGCCCTCGACGAGATGTTCGCCAGCGGCCGTGGCTCGCCGCGGTCACTGCTGCGCAGGACATGGTCGGCGTAG
- the LOC117866953 gene encoding protein LURP-one-related 8, producing MVSRNHPTTAAAAPARHLVSSAAAHAPTKTVPAPYKYPTTPLPPPPTPIRYLPSPQAQQPEHTGLSPLSIAQEARTKMAKVHPNAADTEPPSPAPEVEEPPTVLTVWRKSLLFNCDGFTVFDAKGDLAFRVDCYGSGRRRAEVVLMDVAGKPLLTVRRKRLSFLAEHWVIYDGDAAEDESSRPLLSVRRHVSLRASKALAHVTPHAASATSAAYVVEGSYGQRACAVRDARGDAVAEVRRKESVGDDVFRLVADPRLGAQLAMGLVIALDEMFAGGRGRSARSSLLRRTWSA from the coding sequence ATGGTCTCCCGAAACcaccccaccaccgccgccgccgcccccgcccgccatCTCGTCTCGTCCGCAGCCGCCCACGCACCCACCAAGACAGTCCCGGCCCCGTATAAATACCCCACAACTCCTCTTCCACCTCCGCCAACTCCGATCCGTTACCTCCCCTCTCCCCAAGCTCAACAACCAGAGCACACAGGCCTTTCTCCTCTATCTATCGCACAAGAGGCGCGCACGAAAATGGCCAAGGTGCACCCCAACGCCGCCGATACAGagccgccctcgccggcgccagaGGTGGAGGAGCCGCCCACGGTGCTGACGGTCTGGCGCAAGTCGCTGCTCTTCAACTGCGACGGCTTCACCGTCTTCGACGCCAAGGGTGACCTCGCCTTCCGCGTCGACTGCTACggctccggccggcgccgcgccgaggTCGTGCTCATGGACGTCGCGGGCAAGCCGCTCCTCACCGTCCGCCGCAAGAGGCTCAGCTTCCTAGCGGAGCACTGGGTCATCtacgacggcgacgccgcggaAGACGAATCCTCCAGGCCGCTCCTCTCCGTCCGACGCCACGTCAGCCTCCGCGCCTCCAAGGCGCTGGCGCACGTCACGCCCCACGCCGCCTCAGCTACCTCCGCGGCGTACGTGGTGGAGGGGTCGTACGGGCAGCGGGCCTGCGCCGTGCGCGACGCGCGCGGGGACGCGGTGGCGGAGGTCCGGCGGAAGGAGTCGGTGGGCGACGACGTGTTCCGGCTGGTGGCGGACCCCCGGCTGGGCGCGCAGCTCGCCATGGGCCTCGTCATCGCCCTCGACGAGATGTTCGCCGGCGGCCGTGGCAGGTCGGCGCGGTCGTCGCTGCTGCGCAGGACATGGTCGGCGTAG